The following coding sequences lie in one Ictalurus furcatus strain D&B chromosome 7, Billie_1.0, whole genome shotgun sequence genomic window:
- the cited1 gene encoding cbp/p300-interacting transactivator 1 has protein sequence MSLLLLSSSSMKDRDSLTLLHYTNSGKTGPQYPPPNLHCPSPGLTKSQPFCLQSSQHLIASMQLQKLNSHYQTLTASSTVSSGPNRGFSSASMSPAQISGPGNAPGSGIIDSDPVDEDVLMSLVVELGLDRANELPELWLGQNEFDFISDVPAGC, from the coding sequence ATGAGCTTACTGCTGCTCTCCAGCTCAAGCATGAAGGACCGTGACTCTCTGACCCTCCTGCACTACACAAACTCTGGCAAAACAGGCCCGCAGTACCCCCCTCCCAATCTCCACTGTCCCTCCCCAGGCCTCACCAAGTCCCAGCCCTTCTGTCTGCAGTCCAGCCAGCACCTCATAGCCTCCATGCAGCTGCAGAAACTCAACAGTCACTATCAGACCCTGACCGCCTCTTCTACGGTCTCTTCTGGACCCAACAGGGGCTTCAGCAGTGCTTCAATGAGTCCAGCACAAATCTCTGGCCCCGGGAATGCTCCAGGGTCTGGAATCATAGATTCTGATCCGGTGGACGAGGACGTCCTGATGTCTCTGGTAGTGGAGCTCGGTTTGGACAGGGCTAATGAACTTCCTGAGCTTTGGCTGGGCCAGAATGAATTTGACTTCATATCAGATGTACCTGCTGGGTGCTGA
- the rps4x gene encoding 40S ribosomal protein S4, X isoform — protein sequence MARGPKKHLKRVAAPKHWMLDKLTGVFAPRPSTGPHKLRECLPLIIFLRNRLKYALTGDEVKKICMQRFIKVDGKVRTDITYPAGFMDVISIEKTGENFRLIYDVKGRFTVHRITNEEAKYKLCKVKKILIGTKGIPHLVTHDARTIRYPDPMIKANDTVRIDLETGKITEFIKFDTGNLCMVTGGANLGRIGVITNRERHPGSFDVVHVKDSTGNSFATRLSNIFVIGKGNKAWVSIPRGKGIRLTIAEERDKRLAAKQSSS from the exons ATG GCCCGTGGACCGAAGAAGCACCTGAAGCGCGTCGCAGCGCCCAAGCACTGGATGCTCGACAAACTTACTGGAGTGTTT GCTCCTCGGCCCTCCACCGGTCCCCACAAGCTGAGGGAGTGCCTGCCCCTCATCATCTTCCTGAGGAACCGGCTCAAGTACGCGCTGACCGGAGACGAGGTCAAGAAGATCTGCATGCAGAGGTTCATCAAGGTTGATGGCAAGGTCCGCACCGACATCACCTACCCTGCTGGATTTATGG ATGTGATCAGCATTGAGAAGACTGGAGAGAACTTCCGCTTGATTTATGATGTGAAGGGCCGTTTCACCGTCCACCGCATCACCAACGAGGAGGCCAAG TACAAGCTGTGCAAGGTGAAGAAAATCCTCATTGGCACTAAGGGAATCCCTCACCTGGTGACCCACGATGCTCGCACCATCCGCTACCCTGATCCCATGATCAAGGCCAACGACACGGTCCGCATTGACCTGGAGACTGGCAAAATCACAGAATTCATCAAGTTTGACACCG GTAACCTGTGCATGGTGACAGGCGGTGCTAACTTGGGTCGTATTGGTGTCATCACTAACCGAGAGAGGCACCCTGGCTCCTTTGATGTGGTGCACGTCAAGGATAGCACGGGCAACAGCTTCGCCACCAGGCTCTCCAACATCTTTGTCATTGGCAAG GGTAACAAGGCATGGGTGTCCATTCCTCGTGGAAAGGGTATCCGTCTGACCATTGCCgaggagagagacaagagaCTGGCTGCCAAGCAGAGCAGCAGTTAA